The sequence TGTCACGCGGCCGGGTCTGATTGCATACGACATGCGACAGAGGCTCGTCGGTTCGGCCGGGTCATGATTTCCCCTCCAAATCGGCGATCAATTGGTGAGGACCCGTCCAAAGTCGTCATTTCAATCGCTTCATTTCACTGTTTATCGCGTCCTCCACAACTGTTTGGAACGATAGATTATGCTTTGAGGGTGCCTCGCAATTTGAGCTGTCCTCGCTCGCGTCTTGTCGCATCTTTTCTCGGAGATAAATTAAAATTCCCACAACAACCCTGTACGTATGATTATTAACTAATTCCTCATCTACTTACAACACGACCAAATTGTCCTTACACTAATGGTATCTACTCAACGAACCCATGTCTGGTAGGTGATTCTAGGTTAAGCATACATCCAGCAACTCAAAATCAAGTTCGAACAAACATTTGCAGGGGATCATCTTCCGGCCTTTCCCAAATTACAAAATTTCTTTCTACAAAACAAAGTATCAAATATTGCAAAACATTAGCAAGATATATGATCAAATTTGcatcataaaatatattaatttagGAGAATTTTTAGATTCGATATAAACTATTTTGatcattataaataaaattggaTAGAAACTGATAGCAAGGTTCAGATTGTACATTAGACTTTACAATTTTACTATCTTTAGCATTTGCCGTGCCCATGGTAGAATCATGAACAGCAGAGGAATCACACGTTACCAAGTTGGTAGATCGGGGTTAATTTAGTCAACCACTAAACTAATCTTTCTCAAATCACCCTCGAGTTCTCGATATTTCTATAATATCTTAAAAAACAAAGTTATTTTCAGGTGTCGGGTGTCCTGAGTCCAAATAATCTCCCCGCCCTAAAAGCCTCGGCTCAGCtgcgtttattttttttttgacgctCTCGTCTTCTCTCTCACTTAACTGTCTTTACagtgagagaagagagagagagtgcgaGTTGGGATGCTGCTGAGTTCACAGTCCCTCAGCTTTCTCGTGTCCTTCAAACCCCCTCAAAAGCCAACCCACCTCATCTCTCTCCATTCCCCCAGGTCTCCATCTCCagttccatctctctctctccagccTCTGTCAGCTTCCCCTGATCTCTCTTTCTTGATccctttctcctttctttcctaATTTTCGCGTCAAAATTTTGTTCTCCAGCTTCGTTTTCCTCCAAAGAAAAACGTTATCCTTGATTTTATCACCGTTGCAATTTTCTGGACTGGGTTTCTTGGATTCCCCTCTTCTCTTGATGCTTCTTTCCTAATTTTCTTGTTTCAAAGCGCACTTGGTTTTATCCTTCGGCTTCGATTCCTGATGTCCTTGATGGAGTCTGGAGTTTCTTGTAGATATCGTTAGATTTTCTTGatatttcttgattttttttttcttctttaaattcATACTTCCTCTGCTAAATTCCAATGGAGCTCATCAAGATCGCTCTTTTCGTCTCTTTCTTGTTCCTAAATCCACCGTCTTGCCTGGCGTCTTCGACACCGCTGAATTGTACTGACACCACCCGCCTCTGCACTTCCTTCATCGCCTTCAAGACGAATCCGAACACCACCCTCCCCCAAATCCAGAGCATGTTTGATGTATTCCCCAATGACATTACCGCCGACGAGGCCAGCAGCCCCGGCTACCTCTTCATCAGCAAGAACTGTTCTTGCTTGTCCTCCATCAAGAAGTACCTCACCAACACCACCTTTACCATGAGGGAGGCGGAGGGCCTCGTGTACCCCATGGTCACCGAAGCCTATGGTGGGCTTGCGTTCTTGCCCAACTCGACCCGGAGGGCAAGATTAGGAGCCGTGGTTTCGCTGCACCTTCTTTGCGGGTGCTCCAGTGGGCTGTGGAATTATCTGATGAGCTACGTGATGGAGGAGGGGGACTCAGTCGAGTCCCTGTCGAGCAGGTTTGGGGTCAGCATGGATAGCATTGAGACGGTGAATGGTATGCTCGGTCCTAATGATGCAGTTGTCGGCAATGTTTATTACATTCCGTTGAATTCAGGTAACCGTTCGTCTATTCTTACTCTACGCTCCATGGATTGGTTTGTGcagattaaaagaaaaaaaaatgtaaacttTGCTGTGCTGCCATAGTTTTAGATTCGGTTTCTTGCAATGGAAATAGTGCTGCCGATCAGAGAATTTGGTCATGTAAGTTTGTTGGCTTTTGTAGTTTGCTCAAGGAAAAGATTTGGCTATGAAGTAGGAATCCTTTTCCCCCAATTTTTAGGAGATTGTATCGTAGCGTCGTTTCCCATATCTTCGGTTGAGTAACTGGTGTTCAAACAGGTGGGTGCATCTTGAGATAGCTGTAATCGATTAGATAATGATGTTACATGTGGGAGATTTAACAATTAAAGGTGTGATAATCTTTAATATATGGACCATCTTGCAAGAAATTTAAGGTCATATATTTATGGAAGGAGTTAGCTTTAAATGGGTAGGTGGATCCATGGGAACAAAGTCTTAAACTCAACAGTTCATTTGACATGCCTTCTCTTGTGGTGATTCATGTTCCTGTTTATATTGGTAGCTTATAAGTTGTCTCCAATTGACATTATCAGTTTATATGATTCCCTTTTGCCTGGGGCAGGGGTCATAAAATATAACCAAGAGATTTCAAAACAGTGAGATGCCCTTAATTTGCTCTTTTCGTTGAAGGGCACTATTGAAAGTTTCAAATGACGATATAGAATCTTACATTCAGCTGATAGGAAATTCTCGTTCTTGATGTCTGATAAGTTTTCACTTTCCACTGTGGGTACCTAGGGGAAAATATTTCATAATTTATGGCCGATGTCCATACCATATTAATTTCCTTGAAGAACTTAAGCTGTATCTTTCTGAAAAAGGGAGTTCTGATTTAATATTGCAGTATATTTTGATTCtttacttcttctttttttttctctgtggCTTACATATTGAAGATTAAAGTATTACTTAACAAAAGTCACCAGCCTTGATTATTAAATGCACCGTCACACttttctcctccctcttctttcaGTTCCTGGGCTGCCTGTGCGCACAGAAGTCGCTCCTGCGCCTGCTCCTGCTCCTGCGCCAATCATTGATACATTCTCAGGTATGAGTTGTTAAATGTTCAGTCTGTGGGTTAGTACAGTTACGAACAATGCTTTCAAAATTTTTGATCAAAGGATTCACATCATATTTATGGACTCCCTTCAGGTTTCTCTCAATATTTTATGCCCTTTACTGGAAGCACACATCTTATGGTTCTCTTTTTCCTCCATGACTTCACAAGTTTTAAATCAAAGGTTATATATGTAGAATAATCTGTGACTTATATACTTATTTTCCAATTCCTTGTTTCTCATCACTgatatctgttttttttttttttttttttgatgagtcGCTTAAATCTGGATACGATGCATATATGATCATTCATTTTTGAAACCTGCTATTCCTTATTTTCTCATTCTCAGATagttaaaagaaagagtttTTGCACAGCCAAAACTTAAAATGCATGATTTAGGACTTAAAATGGTGTCAACAATGCTAGTGTCTTAGGAACCACTTCATgtcaatccctttttttttaaatattaaattccTTCCTGTTTGAATATTAAGAGATGATTGGTggcttaaatttttattttttcagaaaatcaaaagcaaCATTCTGCCAGATTTCCATATGGATGGGTTCTTGGGAGTCTGGGAGCTGCTCTTTTGCTGATTGTAGTGACTCTACTTTCATGCGTATCATTCAGATCACTTGATTGTTGCTCCCAAGATCGAAGAAGGCACACAAAAGATCCTGATCAGCCTCTCTCTCATAAATTCCACATCCTCAAGAGCACTAGTTTTGTTAATGCCTCAGGAAGGTATCTCTGCTGCAAATCCGCAAATCTGAAGCCATCAAACGGGGAAACAGGCAATCAACATGTCAGTATTCCCAGAGGTCAGTAAGCTATCTATTCCATATCTTCTTTTGTATGCAAGCATTGCTCTTTCCTTGCCCATCATGTCGACATATGCCGTTTGTTTATATCATAATTTAGTCCCTCGCATTTGGCTGCTGActttctcaaagaccttcctGAATCTATCAGACATAATTAGACTGGTTGTTGTATGCATAAGTGTAATTTTCTGACCTGGTTTTGCATATGAAAAGAAGGGCTTATAACTTAATTACCTGAGAAGGGTATTTGCAACCTTGAGCCTGTAGGATTGATCCTTGCTTTTAGCAATAGGAAAGAGACCTTGTGTTGGTTGTAACTTTCTCTGCTACAGGGTCTAAAAAATATATTGACAGTTATGCTTATTCACAGCCTTGGTTAATATTTGTCTTGACTACTTTTCTCTCTTAAACACACTTAGGGAGGAGCCATTTAATTGATTACCATGAAACACCACTCTGAATTGGGGGTCATGCTTTGAGCACCAGACTCGGCTCTCTAGTCCAGTACATGTCCAAACTTGACTCAAGGATTGGTTATTGGGGGGAGAAAGAATGATTGCAGTAAATTATCTCTGCAACAGCTCACTAATGCTAATTTCTGTAAAAAATCCAAGGCTGTAAAAACTGAGTTGATTTGGACTGATCTCAATGTCGATCTTCTTAGCTCCAGCAACAAGGGGCGATAGAAACTATTGGAAAGAGAGGAGAATCATGATTCCAAAGATGAATGAACATATTTTGGACTGTAGGATGGCAGCTTGCTGCAACTAGTGGATAATTGATCTTTAGGAAAGGCTACCAATCGAGAGTTAGATTACAGCTTGCAGTCTTCACAGCATCATATAGATAATTATCTCGAATTCAGTTCTCTGACTTAGTGGACGAAGAGTGGCTTTGGGCTGATTATCCAGTGCCCGCAAATTGGTTGAGCTCTTTTCCGCCTAGACTGAACCCTAGCACAGTAGTTGTGTGGAGAGCTCTTGCCATTAGCTTAGAGTAAGCATGCCGGTGGCCTATTAGTTTAAGTGATATCATATTTTGAGAACTTAGTATTCCTCCTTGCTAACCAGATATTAGTACTCTATGAGCTGTGTTTGCCTTTAGTCAAAGCAACGTTGGGCAAGAGAGGTGCTTGCTTGTGGAGCCAGGAAAACTAGCTGGCATGAAGGAGAATTTGTCTTATTGGAACTATCCTGCAGTTTTAGATCATGAaacaagaaaggaaaaatcCTTTCAGGTTACCCTAGACTTAAGGTCTATACTAatagggaagaagatgaaatttGATATACAGAGTTGCTTTCATTTTTGTGGCAAAATTTTTGAACTAGATTCACATGTATTGTTATACAGTTGTATTACTATTGATAgtaggattgaatcaagtaccTATGACACTACTAATAATTTACAAATACAAGTTTCCAATAAAAGAATTAGTTTAGATTAATTACAGTATTATCATGTGAATCTTTAGAAGcattaatatttaattaatattgATATCAATAATGTATGAGCTTGTATAAATATCATCATTGGTAGCTATAGCAAGCCTTTGAACAATATATTAGGAATAACAATAACCTAAGTGTGGCATATCTTGAAAGTAAGTTATATTCTTTTTAAGTAGGACTCACCTTTCGTTCCTTGCAGCCTGCCTGACTTGGTGAAAAGACAATAACCTAGATCCACCATGGTCCCATTATCACATTTGTTTGATGATACTTGACCATTAGCCCTATCATGTCACTCCAAAATGCCAAAATAATACATTTTAATGTTATCCTTCTGTTGGCAGCTAATACGTGTTTTGTGGTTATACTGAGGAGTCAAATGTGCATCACCATTTATTGGTTCTACTTATTGAACATTGCTATATGATATTCTTACATGCGCATAATTCTGTTTGTTTTGAGACCTGTTGAAAGTCCAGCCCGTCTAAACCTTTAGCCATTGGATTACATTACCAACTTGTTTCTCCAATCTTGGTTCCCTCTACCACaacgcaccccccccccccccccccaaaccccTTCTTCATGTATTACTAATTTTACTACTTTTTGATCTTGTCCTTTCTACAGGTATGGTGGCTGATGCATTTGACATGGAGAAGCCTATCGTTTTCACACATGAAGAGATTCTTTCTTCAACTGATGCCTTCTCTGATTCCAATCTACTTGGTCATGGGACATATGGTTCTGTGTATTATGGAGTGCTTCGGGATCAGGTTTGTAGTGTCTATATGTCATGTGTTATTAAATACCTTGACTGCTAACGACTCATCTATGATAACCATGACCTTTAGGAGGTTGCAATAAAAAGAATGACTGCTACCAAAACTAAGGAATTTATAGCGGAGGTGAAAGTTCTCTGCAAGGTTCATCATGCAAGTCTGGTATAAGTCCTAGCATGCTAAAAATGCTTACGACTTCAACCTATTCTCAGTGACTTCTGTATTATTAACCTTCTTCACTTACCTAAATTTTGTCAAGGTAGAGTTGATTGGTTATGCAGCAAGCAATGACGAGCTCTTCCTCATTTATGAGTATGCTCAAAAGGGTTCGCTTAAGAATCATTTACATGATCCACAAAATAAAGGTAAGATCATATAAACTACTAAAACAGTAATGACTCCCAAAAGTCCATTTTGTGCTACTTGCAAACAAATTGATGATAGAACATAGTTCTCAGGAAATTTTCCTGTAATAAGCACATATTTAAGATCTTATTTCTTCACTACCCTAGGCAGGTTTTGCTTGGAAGCATGTATTCTTTCAATTGCATGCTGCATTCATATCTGATATGTATCGGATAGTGATACTCACCGAATACTTCTTATGTTGAGTATCCTATTTTTCAATTGGCAAAGTGATTTAGATACTTATATGGCACGCTTGAATTACTATGATGATACTTTTGGGAATAAGGGTGGAgacatgctctctctctctctctctgtgtgtgtgtgtgtatgggtG is a genomic window of Phoenix dactylifera cultivar Barhee BC4 chromosome 4, palm_55x_up_171113_PBpolish2nd_filt_p, whole genome shotgun sequence containing:
- the LOC103721889 gene encoding lysM domain receptor-like kinase 3, with the protein product MELIKIALFVSFLFLNPPSCLASSTPLNCTDTTRLCTSFIAFKTNPNTTLPQIQSMFDVFPNDITADEASSPGYLFISKNCSCLSSIKKYLTNTTFTMREAEGLVYPMVTEAYGGLAFLPNSTRRARLGAVVSLHLLCGCSSGLWNYLMSYVMEEGDSVESLSSRFGVSMDSIETVNGMLGPNDAVVGNVYYIPLNSVPGLPVRTEVAPAPAPAPAPIIDTFSENQKQHSARFPYGWVLGSLGAALLLIVVTLLSCVSFRSLDCCSQDRRRHTKDPDQPLSHKFHILKSTSFVNASGRYLCCKSANLKPSNGETGNQHVSIPRGMVADAFDMEKPIVFTHEEILSSTDAFSDSNLLGHGTYGSVYYGVLRDQEVAIKRMTATKTKEFIAEVKVLCKVHHASLVELIGYAASNDELFLIYEYAQKGSLKNHLHDPQNKGHTSLSWISRVQIALDAARGLEYIHEHTKDHYVHRDIKTSNILLDSSFRAKISDFGLAKLVVKTGDGEASATKVVGTFGYLAPEYLRDGLATTKSDVYAFGVVLFELISGKEAITRTEAMVLNNSERRSLASIMLGALKNSPNSMSMASLKDYIDPNFMNLYPHDCIYKMAMLAKQCVDEDPILRPDMKQVVISVSHILLSSVEWEAALAGNSQVFSGLVQGR